Proteins from a single region of Parambassis ranga chromosome 16, fParRan2.1, whole genome shotgun sequence:
- the cblc gene encoding E3 ubiquitin-protein ligase CBL-C isoform X2, which translates to MMAAASLGVSGSPESSSEPLTNRDRRLMAKTLKRLDKLYELSTNPRLALRNSPPYLPDLVSETSTLLTQVWEPYQAFRALGGQVPRGDEAKYLRVHVRNLLDKTDRAVLLFKEGREKIFEEPSSYRRNLTKLSLLFSHMLWELKAMFPGGHFQGDTYRVTKTEAEEFWRHSFGTRCIVQWNTFKDELCRFHAFEEGMESMALKSTIDLTCNDHISVFEFDIFTRLFQPWRSLIRNWNQMAVMHPGYMAFLTYDQVIARLEHYLHKPGSYIFRLSCTRMGQWAIGHVTREGDIIQTIPQNTPLYQALIQGFKTNCYLYPDGRDVNPDLTSLCEPTQKGKVKVTEEQYELYCDIGSTFQLCKICAERDKDTRIQPCGHLLCQRCLRGWQKSAGHTCPYCRCDIRGTESVLIEPYLSGSSQWAEEEGDDGSEDEDHEDIELLIQEMAAIRKFSSLECQDPSSDISAPPLPPKNTAQPHCPSPYSQPQTSETKVLSRHSHSACAGNETHKYKQQAKRCQGDGSRSGEEENFAGLRSLSLTHRQMTVAEHISNAMFPSSSQKGVDGGVGWLEPSSPGNERRRRKENEDRRAALRKDKHGPGEMTRTMSS; encoded by the exons ATGATGGCAGCAGCAAGTCTGGGAGTCTCCGGGAGCCCAGAATCAAGCTCCGAGCCACTTACTAATAGAGATCGGCGGCTGATGGCCAAGACCCTCAAAAGACTGGATAAGCTCTATGAGCTGTCCACTAACCCTCGCCTAGCCCTGAGGAACAGTCCACCATACCTGCCAGACCTGGTATCTGAGACCTCAACACTGCTTACGCAAGTCTGGGAGCCTTACCAGGCCTTCAGGGCTCTAGGCGGCCAGGTCCCCCGGGGAGACGAGGCCAAATACCTGAGGGTCCATGTGCGAAACCTACTGGATAAAACAGACAGGGCTGTGCTGCTCTTCAAAGAGGGGCGGGAGAAAATATTTGAAGAGCCATCGAGCTACAG GAGAAATTTGACCAAACTGTCCTTGCTGTTCAGTCACATGCTGTGGGAGCTAAAGGCCATGTTTCCAGGGGGACATTTTCAAGGTGACACATACAGAGTGACtaagacagaggcagaggagttCTGGAGACATTCATTTGGCACCAG GTGTATAGTGCAGTGGAATACCTTTAAAGACGAGCTGTGCAGATTTCATGCATTTGAAGAAGGGATGGAGTCCATGGCTTTGAAATCAACCATTGATCTCACCTGTAATGACCACATCTCAGTGTTCGAGTTTGACATCTTCACCAGACTGTTTCAG CCCTGGAGGTCCCTTATAAGGAACTGGAACCAGATGGCAGTGATGCATCCAGGCTACATGGCCTTCCTCACATATGACCAGGTCATAGCTCGTCTGGAACACTACCTGCACAAACCTGggag CTATATCTTTCGCCTGAGCTGCACAAGAATGGGCCAGTGGGCGATAGGCCATGTGACCAGAGAAGGTGACATTATCCAGACCATCCCGCAGAACACCCCTCTCTACCAGGCACTCATTCAGGGCTTCAAAACGAACTG CTACCTTTACCCAGATGGCCGTGATGTGAACCCAGACCTCACAAGCTTGTGTGAGCCGACCCAGAAGGGCAAAGTTAAAGTTACAGAA GAACAGTATGAGCTTTACTGTGACATCGGTAGCACCTTCCAGCTATGTAAGATTTGTGCGGAGCGGGACAAAGACACTCGGATCCAACCCTGTGGACACCTACTGTGCCAACGCTGTCTCAGAGGCTGGCAG AAGTCAGCCGGCCACACCTGCCCATACTGTCGCTGCGACATTAGGGGAACGGAGTCCGTCCTCATTGAGCCCTACCTGTCAGGCAGCAGTCAatgggcagaggaggagggcgaTGATGGTAGTGAGGATGAGGACCATGAAGACATTGAACTCTTGATACAGGAAATGGCCGCCATAAGGAAG TTCTCAAGTTTGGAGTGCCAGGATCCTAGCTCTGATATCAGTGCTCCACCCCTGCCCCCTAAAAACACTGCACAACCACACTGTCCATCTCCCTACAGCCAGCCTCAGACATCTGAAACAAAGGTTCTGTCCAGACATTCTCATTCA GCATGCGCTGGCAATGAAACACACAAGTACAAACAACAAGCAAAAAG ATGCCAGGGTGACGGCTCACGCAGTGGTGAGGAAGAGAACTTTGCAGGCTTGCGGtcactgtctctcacacacaggcaaaTGACAGT TGCTGAACACATCAGCAATGCAatgtttccttcttcctctcagaaGGGAGTTGACG GAGGAGTAGGATGGCTGGAACCCTCCAGCCCAGGCAacgagagaagaagaagaaaggagaatGAGGACAGGAGAGCAGCGCTCAGAAAAGACAAACATGGCCCGGGGGAAATGACAAGAACAATGTCATCCTAA
- the LOC114449043 gene encoding trypsin-2-like, translating to MRSLVFVLLIGAAFALEDDKIVGGYECTPHSQPHQVSLNAGYHFCGGSLVNANWVVSAAHCYKSRVEVRLGEHNIQIDERTEQFISSSRVIRHPNYSSYNIDNDIMLIKLSKPATLNQYVQPVALPSSCAPAGTMCKVSGWGNTMSSTADRNKLQCLDIPILSDKDCKNSYPGMITNAMFCAGYLEGGKDSCQGDSGGPVVCNGQLQGVVSWGYGCAEKNHPGVYAKVCIFNDWLESTMASY from the exons ATGAGGTCTCTGGTCTTTGTTCTGCTCATCGGAGCTGCTT ttGCCTTGGAGGATGACAAGATCGTCGGAGGGTATGAGTGCACACCCCACTCCCAGCCCCATCAGGTGTCTCTGAACGCTGGCTACCACTTCTGTGGTGGCTCCCTGGTCAACGCAAACTGggttgtgtctgctgctcactgctaCAAGTC CCGTGTGGAGGTGCGTCTTGGAGAGCACAACATCCAGATCGACGAGAGAACTGAGCAGTTCATCAGCTCCTCCCGCGTCATCCGCCATCCCAACTACAGCTCCTACAACATCGACAATGACATCATGCTGATCAAGCTGAGCAAGCCCGCCACCCTCAACCAGTACGTGCAGCCCGTGGCTCtgcccagcagctgtgctcccGCTGGCACCATGTGCAAAGTCTCTGGCTGGGGCAACACCATGAGCTCCA CTGCTGACAGGAACAAGCTGCAGTGCCTGGACATCCCCATCCTGTCTGACAAGGACTGTAAGAACTCCTATCCTGGCATGATCACTAATGCCATGTTCTGTGCTGGATACCTGGAGGGAGGCAAGGACTCTTGCCAG GGTGACTCTGGTGGCCCCGTTGTGTGCAACGGTCAGCTGCAGGGTGTTGTGTCCTGGGGATACGGATGTGCTGAGAAGAACCACCCCGGTGTCTACGCTAAG GTCTGCATCTTCAACGACTGGCTGGAGAGCACCATGGCCAGCTACTAA
- the LOC114449042 gene encoding trypsin-2 produces the protein MRSLVFVLLIGAAFALEDDKIVGGYECTPHSQPHQVSLNAGYHFCGGSLVNANWVVSAAHCYKSRVEVRLGEHNIQIDERTEQFISSSRVIRHPNYSSYNIDNDIMLIKLSKPATLNQYVQPVALPSSCAPAGTMCKVSGWGNTMSSTADKNKLQCLDIPILSDKDCKNSYPGMITNAMFCAGYLEGGKDSCQGDSGGPVVCNGQLQGVVSWGYGCAEKNHPGVYAKVCIFNDWLESTMASY, from the exons ATGAGGTCTCTGGTCTTTGTTCTGCTCATCGGAGCTGCTT ttGCCTTGGAGGATGACAAGATCGTCGGAGGGTATGAGTGCACACCCCACTCCCAGCCCCATCAGGTGTCTCTGAACGCTGGCTACCACTTCTGTGGTGGCTCCCTGGTCAACGCAAACTGggttgtgtctgctgctcactgctaCAAGTC CCGCGTGGAGGTGCGTCTTGGAGAGCACAACATCCAGATCGACGAGAGAACTGAGCAGTTCATCAGCTCCTCCCGTGTCATCCGCCATCCCAACTACAGCTCCTACAACATCGACAATGACATCATGCTGATCAAGCTGAGCAAGCCCGCCACCCTCAACCAGTACGTGCAGCCTGTGGCTCtgcccagcagctgtgctcccGCTGGCACCATGTGCAAAGTCTCTGGCTGGGGCAACACCATGAGCTCCA CTGCTGACAAGAACAAGCTGCAGTGCCTGGACATCCCCATCCTGTCTGACAAGGACTGTAAGAACTCCTATCCTGGCATGATCACTAATGCCATGTTCTGTGCTGGATACCTGGAGGGAGGCAAGGACTCTTGCCAG GGTGACTCTGGTGGCCCCGTTGTGTGCAACGGTCAGCTGCAGGGTGTTGTGTCCTGGGGATACGGATGTGCTGAGAAGAACCACCCCGGTGTCTACGCTAAG GTCTGCATCTTCAACGACTGGCTGGAGAGCACCATGGCCAGCTACTAA
- the LOC114449044 gene encoding trypsin-2-like yields the protein MRSLVFVLLIGAAFALEDDKIVGGYECTPHSQPHQVSLNFGYHFCGGSLVNANWVVSAAHCHKARVEVRLGEHNIQIDERTEQFISSSRVIRHPNYSSYNIDNDIMLIKLSKPATLNQYVQPVALPSSCAPAGTMCKVSGWGNTMSSTADRNKLQCLDIPILSDKDCKNSYPGMITNAMFCAGYLEGGKDSCQGDSGGPVVCNGQLQGVVSWGYGCADKNHPGVYAKVCIFNDWLESTMASY from the exons ATGAGGTCTCTGGTCTTTGTTCTGCTCATCGGAGCTGCTT ttGCCTTGGAGGATGACAAGATCGTCGGAGGGTATGAGTGCACACCCCACTCCCAGCCCCATCAGGTGTCTCTGAACTTTGGCTACCACTTCTGTGGTGGCTCCCTGGTCAACGCAAACTGggttgtgtctgctgctcactgccaCAAGGC CCGCGTGGAGGTGCGTCTTGGAGAGCACAACATCCAGATCGACGAGAGAACTGAGCAGTTCATCAGCTCCTCCCGCGTCATCCGCCATCCCAACTACAGCTCCTACAACATCGACAATGACATCATGCTGATCAAGCTGAGCAAGCCCGCCACCCTCAACCAGTACGTGCAGCCCGTGGCTCtgcccagcagctgtgctcccGCTGGCACCATGTGCAAAGTCTCTGGCTGGGGCAACACCATGAGCTCCA CTGCTGACAGGAACAAGCTGCAGTGCCTGGACATCCCCATCCTGTCTGACAAGGACTGTAAGAACTCCTATCCTGGCATGATCACTAATGCCATGTTCTGTGCTGGATACCTGGAGGGAGGCAAGGACTCTTGCCAG GGTGACTCTGGTGGCCCTGTTGTGTGCAACGGTCAGCTGCAGGGTGTTGTGTCCTGGGGATACGGATGTGCTGACAAGAACCACCCCGGTGTCTACGCTAAG GTCTGCATCTTCAACGACTGGCTGGAGAGCACCATGGCCAGCTACTAA
- the LOC114449040 gene encoding trypsin-like, whose protein sequence is MRLLALMLMVGAAVAVPREDGRIIGGQECQPHSRPYMASLNYGYHFCGGVLINKQWVLSVAHCWYNPYAMQIILGEHDMRVFEGTEQLMKTDTIIWHPSYNYQTLDYDIMLIKLFHPVEVTHAVAPIPLATGCPGGGYPCSVSGWGNTAKDGEEVNMPTRLQCLDVPIVDEQVCQNAYPGMITRRMMCAGYMDGGRDACNGDSGSPLVCYGEVHGLVSWGQGCAQPKYPGVYVKVCEYLYWIRDTLAAHP, encoded by the exons ATGAGACTGCTTGCTTTGATGCTGATGGTTGGGGCTGCTG TGGCAGTGCCCCGTGAGGATGGCAGGATCATCGGTGGGCAGGAGTGTCAGCCGCACTCTCGTCCCTACATGGCCTCTCTCAACTATGGCTACCACTTCTGTGGTGGTGTGCTCATCAACAAGCAGTGGGTGCTCTCTGTTGCCCACTGCTGGTACAA TCCCTATGCCATGCAGATCATACTGGGAGAACATGACATGCGTGTGTTTGAGGGTACAGAGCAGCTCATGAAGACCGACACCATCATCTGGCACCCGAG TTATAACTACCAGACTCTGGATTATGACATCATGCTGATCAAACTCTTCCACCCCGTGGAGGTGACTCATGCAGTTGCACCCATCCCATTGGCCACTGGGTGCCCAGGGGGAGGGTACCCCTGCTCTGTGTCTGGATGGGGAAACACGGCCAAGGATGGCGAAGAAG TGAACATGCCTACCCGGCTGCAGTGTCTGGATGTGCCCATCGTGGATGAACAGGTCTGTCAGAATGCCTATCCTGGCATGATCACACGCAGGATGATGTGTGCTGGATACATGGATGGAGGCAGAGATGCATGCAAT GGTGACTCTGGAAGCCCTCTGGTGTGTTATGGAGAAGTCCATGGCCTGGTGTCATGGGGCCAGGGATGTGCTCAACCTAAATACCCAGGTGTCTACGTCAAAGTGTGCGAGTACCTCTACTGGATTCGAGACACCCTGGCAGCCCACCCTTGA
- the cblc gene encoding E3 ubiquitin-protein ligase CBL-C isoform X3, translating into MMAAASLGVSGSPESSSEPLTNRDRRLMAKTLKRLDKLYELSTNPRLALRNSPPYLPDLVSETSTLLTQVWEPYQAFRALGGQVPRGDEAKYLRVHVRNLLDKTDRAVLLFKEGREKIFEEPSSYRRNLTKLSLLFSHMLWELKAMFPGGHFQGDTYRVTKTEAEEFWRHSFGTRCIVQWNTFKDELCRFHAFEEGMESMALKSTIDLTCNDHISVFEFDIFTRLFQPWRSLIRNWNQMAVMHPGYMAFLTYDQVIARLEHYLHKPGSYIFRLSCTRMGQWAIGHVTREGDIIQTIPQNTPLYQALIQGFKTNCYLYPDGRDVNPDLTSLCEPTQKGKVKVTEEQYELYCDIGSTFQLCKICAERDKDTRIQPCGHLLCQRCLRGWQQKSAGHTCPYCRCDIRGTESVLIEPYLSGSSQWAEEEGDDGSEDEDHEDIELLIQEMAAIRKFSSLECQDPSSDISAPPLPPKNTAQPHCPSPYSQPQTSETKVLSRHSHSACAGNETHKYKQQAKRCQGDGSRSGEEENFAGLRSLSLTHSAEHISNAMFPSSSQKGVDGGVGWLEPSSPGNERRRRKENEDRRAALRKDKHGPGEMTRTMSS; encoded by the exons ATGATGGCAGCAGCAAGTCTGGGAGTCTCCGGGAGCCCAGAATCAAGCTCCGAGCCACTTACTAATAGAGATCGGCGGCTGATGGCCAAGACCCTCAAAAGACTGGATAAGCTCTATGAGCTGTCCACTAACCCTCGCCTAGCCCTGAGGAACAGTCCACCATACCTGCCAGACCTGGTATCTGAGACCTCAACACTGCTTACGCAAGTCTGGGAGCCTTACCAGGCCTTCAGGGCTCTAGGCGGCCAGGTCCCCCGGGGAGACGAGGCCAAATACCTGAGGGTCCATGTGCGAAACCTACTGGATAAAACAGACAGGGCTGTGCTGCTCTTCAAAGAGGGGCGGGAGAAAATATTTGAAGAGCCATCGAGCTACAG GAGAAATTTGACCAAACTGTCCTTGCTGTTCAGTCACATGCTGTGGGAGCTAAAGGCCATGTTTCCAGGGGGACATTTTCAAGGTGACACATACAGAGTGACtaagacagaggcagaggagttCTGGAGACATTCATTTGGCACCAG GTGTATAGTGCAGTGGAATACCTTTAAAGACGAGCTGTGCAGATTTCATGCATTTGAAGAAGGGATGGAGTCCATGGCTTTGAAATCAACCATTGATCTCACCTGTAATGACCACATCTCAGTGTTCGAGTTTGACATCTTCACCAGACTGTTTCAG CCCTGGAGGTCCCTTATAAGGAACTGGAACCAGATGGCAGTGATGCATCCAGGCTACATGGCCTTCCTCACATATGACCAGGTCATAGCTCGTCTGGAACACTACCTGCACAAACCTGggag CTATATCTTTCGCCTGAGCTGCACAAGAATGGGCCAGTGGGCGATAGGCCATGTGACCAGAGAAGGTGACATTATCCAGACCATCCCGCAGAACACCCCTCTCTACCAGGCACTCATTCAGGGCTTCAAAACGAACTG CTACCTTTACCCAGATGGCCGTGATGTGAACCCAGACCTCACAAGCTTGTGTGAGCCGACCCAGAAGGGCAAAGTTAAAGTTACAGAA GAACAGTATGAGCTTTACTGTGACATCGGTAGCACCTTCCAGCTATGTAAGATTTGTGCGGAGCGGGACAAAGACACTCGGATCCAACCCTGTGGACACCTACTGTGCCAACGCTGTCTCAGAGGCTGGCAG CAGAAGTCAGCCGGCCACACCTGCCCATACTGTCGCTGCGACATTAGGGGAACGGAGTCCGTCCTCATTGAGCCCTACCTGTCAGGCAGCAGTCAatgggcagaggaggagggcgaTGATGGTAGTGAGGATGAGGACCATGAAGACATTGAACTCTTGATACAGGAAATGGCCGCCATAAGGAAG TTCTCAAGTTTGGAGTGCCAGGATCCTAGCTCTGATATCAGTGCTCCACCCCTGCCCCCTAAAAACACTGCACAACCACACTGTCCATCTCCCTACAGCCAGCCTCAGACATCTGAAACAAAGGTTCTGTCCAGACATTCTCATTCA GCATGCGCTGGCAATGAAACACACAAGTACAAACAACAAGCAAAAAG ATGCCAGGGTGACGGCTCACGCAGTGGTGAGGAAGAGAACTTTGCAGGCTTGCGGtcactgtctctcacacacag TGCTGAACACATCAGCAATGCAatgtttccttcttcctctcagaaGGGAGTTGACG GAGGAGTAGGATGGCTGGAACCCTCCAGCCCAGGCAacgagagaagaagaagaaaggagaatGAGGACAGGAGAGCAGCGCTCAGAAAAGACAAACATGGCCCGGGGGAAATGACAAGAACAATGTCATCCTAA
- the cblc gene encoding E3 ubiquitin-protein ligase CBL-C isoform X4, whose amino-acid sequence MMAAASLGVSGSPESSSEPLTNRDRRLMAKTLKRLDKLYELSTNPRLALRNSPPYLPDLVSETSTLLTQVWEPYQAFRALGGQVPRGDEAKYLRVHVRNLLDKTDRAVLLFKEGREKIFEEPSSYRRNLTKLSLLFSHMLWELKAMFPGGHFQGDTYRVTKTEAEEFWRHSFGTRCIVQWNTFKDELCRFHAFEEGMESMALKSTIDLTCNDHISVFEFDIFTRLFQPWRSLIRNWNQMAVMHPGYMAFLTYDQVIARLEHYLHKPGSYIFRLSCTRMGQWAIGHVTREGDIIQTIPQNTPLYQALIQGFKTNCYLYPDGRDVNPDLTSLCEPTQKGKVKVTEEQYELYCDIGSTFQLCKICAERDKDTRIQPCGHLLCQRCLRGWQQKSAGHTCPYCRCDIRGTESVLIEPYLSGSSQWAEEEGDDGSEDEDHEDIELLIQEMAAIRKFSSLECQDPSSDISAPPLPPKNTAQPHCPSPYSQPQTSETKVLSRHSHSACAGNETHKYKQQAKRCQGDGSRSGEEENFAGLRSLSLTHRQMTV is encoded by the exons ATGATGGCAGCAGCAAGTCTGGGAGTCTCCGGGAGCCCAGAATCAAGCTCCGAGCCACTTACTAATAGAGATCGGCGGCTGATGGCCAAGACCCTCAAAAGACTGGATAAGCTCTATGAGCTGTCCACTAACCCTCGCCTAGCCCTGAGGAACAGTCCACCATACCTGCCAGACCTGGTATCTGAGACCTCAACACTGCTTACGCAAGTCTGGGAGCCTTACCAGGCCTTCAGGGCTCTAGGCGGCCAGGTCCCCCGGGGAGACGAGGCCAAATACCTGAGGGTCCATGTGCGAAACCTACTGGATAAAACAGACAGGGCTGTGCTGCTCTTCAAAGAGGGGCGGGAGAAAATATTTGAAGAGCCATCGAGCTACAG GAGAAATTTGACCAAACTGTCCTTGCTGTTCAGTCACATGCTGTGGGAGCTAAAGGCCATGTTTCCAGGGGGACATTTTCAAGGTGACACATACAGAGTGACtaagacagaggcagaggagttCTGGAGACATTCATTTGGCACCAG GTGTATAGTGCAGTGGAATACCTTTAAAGACGAGCTGTGCAGATTTCATGCATTTGAAGAAGGGATGGAGTCCATGGCTTTGAAATCAACCATTGATCTCACCTGTAATGACCACATCTCAGTGTTCGAGTTTGACATCTTCACCAGACTGTTTCAG CCCTGGAGGTCCCTTATAAGGAACTGGAACCAGATGGCAGTGATGCATCCAGGCTACATGGCCTTCCTCACATATGACCAGGTCATAGCTCGTCTGGAACACTACCTGCACAAACCTGggag CTATATCTTTCGCCTGAGCTGCACAAGAATGGGCCAGTGGGCGATAGGCCATGTGACCAGAGAAGGTGACATTATCCAGACCATCCCGCAGAACACCCCTCTCTACCAGGCACTCATTCAGGGCTTCAAAACGAACTG CTACCTTTACCCAGATGGCCGTGATGTGAACCCAGACCTCACAAGCTTGTGTGAGCCGACCCAGAAGGGCAAAGTTAAAGTTACAGAA GAACAGTATGAGCTTTACTGTGACATCGGTAGCACCTTCCAGCTATGTAAGATTTGTGCGGAGCGGGACAAAGACACTCGGATCCAACCCTGTGGACACCTACTGTGCCAACGCTGTCTCAGAGGCTGGCAG CAGAAGTCAGCCGGCCACACCTGCCCATACTGTCGCTGCGACATTAGGGGAACGGAGTCCGTCCTCATTGAGCCCTACCTGTCAGGCAGCAGTCAatgggcagaggaggagggcgaTGATGGTAGTGAGGATGAGGACCATGAAGACATTGAACTCTTGATACAGGAAATGGCCGCCATAAGGAAG TTCTCAAGTTTGGAGTGCCAGGATCCTAGCTCTGATATCAGTGCTCCACCCCTGCCCCCTAAAAACACTGCACAACCACACTGTCCATCTCCCTACAGCCAGCCTCAGACATCTGAAACAAAGGTTCTGTCCAGACATTCTCATTCA GCATGCGCTGGCAATGAAACACACAAGTACAAACAACAAGCAAAAAG ATGCCAGGGTGACGGCTCACGCAGTGGTGAGGAAGAGAACTTTGCAGGCTTGCGGtcactgtctctcacacacaggcaaaTGACAGTGTAA
- the LOC114449041 gene encoding trypsin-2-like, with amino-acid sequence MIGLIVVLFLGAAAAAPADDKIVGGYECTPHSKPWQVSINIGYHFCGGSLINDQWIISAAHCWQNPYAQIAVLGDHHIWMHEGTEQYMAVNAIYWHQSYDYKTLDYDIMLMKLAHRVTVNQYVKPIALPRACPTPGVMCTVSGWGNIYSDEVFNPFNLQCVEVPILSSRDCQGSYPGKITDRMVCAGYLEGGKDSCQGDSGGPLVCNGELQGIVSWGQGCALPGYPGVYTKVCSLMPWINDILSRYS; translated from the exons ATGATTGGTCTGATTGTTGTCTTGTTCCTGGGCGCTGCAG CCGCAGCACCAGCAGATGACAAGATTGTGGGCGGCTACGAGTGTACGCCTCACTCTAAACCCTGGCAGGTGTCAATCAATATCGGCTACCACTTCTGTGGCGGCTCCCTCATTAACGACCAGTGGATCATCTCTGCTGCCCACTGCTGGCAAAA CCCCTATGCACAGATTGCTGTACTGGGTGACCACCACATCTGGATGCATGAGGGCACAGAGCAGTACATGGCAGTGAATGCAATCTACTGGCATCAGAGCTATGATTATAAGACCCTAGACTATGACATCATGCTGATGAAACTAGCACACCGTGTCACTGTGAACCAGTACGTCAAGCCTATCGCTCTGCCCAGAGCCTGTCCCACACCCGGGGTGATGTGCACCGTGTCTGGTTGGGGAAACATCTACAGTGATGAAG TGTTCAACCCATTTAACCTTCAGTGCGTGGAAGTCCCCATCCTGTCCTCAAGGGACTGTCAGGGTTCCTATCCTGGCAAGATCACCGACCGCATGGTGTGTGCCGGGTATCTGGAGGGAGGAAAAGATTCTTGTCAG GGTGACTCTGGTGGCCCTCTGGTGTGCAATGGGGAGCTGCAGGGTATTGTTTCTTGGGGCCAGGGTTGCGCCTTGCCCGGCTACCCTGGTGTTTACACCAAAGTCTGCTCTCTGATGCCCTGGATCAACGACATCCTCTCCAGATATAGCTAG
- the cblc gene encoding E3 ubiquitin-protein ligase CBL-C isoform X1: MMAAASLGVSGSPESSSEPLTNRDRRLMAKTLKRLDKLYELSTNPRLALRNSPPYLPDLVSETSTLLTQVWEPYQAFRALGGQVPRGDEAKYLRVHVRNLLDKTDRAVLLFKEGREKIFEEPSSYRRNLTKLSLLFSHMLWELKAMFPGGHFQGDTYRVTKTEAEEFWRHSFGTRCIVQWNTFKDELCRFHAFEEGMESMALKSTIDLTCNDHISVFEFDIFTRLFQPWRSLIRNWNQMAVMHPGYMAFLTYDQVIARLEHYLHKPGSYIFRLSCTRMGQWAIGHVTREGDIIQTIPQNTPLYQALIQGFKTNCYLYPDGRDVNPDLTSLCEPTQKGKVKVTEEQYELYCDIGSTFQLCKICAERDKDTRIQPCGHLLCQRCLRGWQQKSAGHTCPYCRCDIRGTESVLIEPYLSGSSQWAEEEGDDGSEDEDHEDIELLIQEMAAIRKFSSLECQDPSSDISAPPLPPKNTAQPHCPSPYSQPQTSETKVLSRHSHSACAGNETHKYKQQAKRCQGDGSRSGEEENFAGLRSLSLTHRQMTVAEHISNAMFPSSSQKGVDGGVGWLEPSSPGNERRRRKENEDRRAALRKDKHGPGEMTRTMSS, from the exons ATGATGGCAGCAGCAAGTCTGGGAGTCTCCGGGAGCCCAGAATCAAGCTCCGAGCCACTTACTAATAGAGATCGGCGGCTGATGGCCAAGACCCTCAAAAGACTGGATAAGCTCTATGAGCTGTCCACTAACCCTCGCCTAGCCCTGAGGAACAGTCCACCATACCTGCCAGACCTGGTATCTGAGACCTCAACACTGCTTACGCAAGTCTGGGAGCCTTACCAGGCCTTCAGGGCTCTAGGCGGCCAGGTCCCCCGGGGAGACGAGGCCAAATACCTGAGGGTCCATGTGCGAAACCTACTGGATAAAACAGACAGGGCTGTGCTGCTCTTCAAAGAGGGGCGGGAGAAAATATTTGAAGAGCCATCGAGCTACAG GAGAAATTTGACCAAACTGTCCTTGCTGTTCAGTCACATGCTGTGGGAGCTAAAGGCCATGTTTCCAGGGGGACATTTTCAAGGTGACACATACAGAGTGACtaagacagaggcagaggagttCTGGAGACATTCATTTGGCACCAG GTGTATAGTGCAGTGGAATACCTTTAAAGACGAGCTGTGCAGATTTCATGCATTTGAAGAAGGGATGGAGTCCATGGCTTTGAAATCAACCATTGATCTCACCTGTAATGACCACATCTCAGTGTTCGAGTTTGACATCTTCACCAGACTGTTTCAG CCCTGGAGGTCCCTTATAAGGAACTGGAACCAGATGGCAGTGATGCATCCAGGCTACATGGCCTTCCTCACATATGACCAGGTCATAGCTCGTCTGGAACACTACCTGCACAAACCTGggag CTATATCTTTCGCCTGAGCTGCACAAGAATGGGCCAGTGGGCGATAGGCCATGTGACCAGAGAAGGTGACATTATCCAGACCATCCCGCAGAACACCCCTCTCTACCAGGCACTCATTCAGGGCTTCAAAACGAACTG CTACCTTTACCCAGATGGCCGTGATGTGAACCCAGACCTCACAAGCTTGTGTGAGCCGACCCAGAAGGGCAAAGTTAAAGTTACAGAA GAACAGTATGAGCTTTACTGTGACATCGGTAGCACCTTCCAGCTATGTAAGATTTGTGCGGAGCGGGACAAAGACACTCGGATCCAACCCTGTGGACACCTACTGTGCCAACGCTGTCTCAGAGGCTGGCAG CAGAAGTCAGCCGGCCACACCTGCCCATACTGTCGCTGCGACATTAGGGGAACGGAGTCCGTCCTCATTGAGCCCTACCTGTCAGGCAGCAGTCAatgggcagaggaggagggcgaTGATGGTAGTGAGGATGAGGACCATGAAGACATTGAACTCTTGATACAGGAAATGGCCGCCATAAGGAAG TTCTCAAGTTTGGAGTGCCAGGATCCTAGCTCTGATATCAGTGCTCCACCCCTGCCCCCTAAAAACACTGCACAACCACACTGTCCATCTCCCTACAGCCAGCCTCAGACATCTGAAACAAAGGTTCTGTCCAGACATTCTCATTCA GCATGCGCTGGCAATGAAACACACAAGTACAAACAACAAGCAAAAAG ATGCCAGGGTGACGGCTCACGCAGTGGTGAGGAAGAGAACTTTGCAGGCTTGCGGtcactgtctctcacacacaggcaaaTGACAGT TGCTGAACACATCAGCAATGCAatgtttccttcttcctctcagaaGGGAGTTGACG GAGGAGTAGGATGGCTGGAACCCTCCAGCCCAGGCAacgagagaagaagaagaaaggagaatGAGGACAGGAGAGCAGCGCTCAGAAAAGACAAACATGGCCCGGGGGAAATGACAAGAACAATGTCATCCTAA